From Microbacterium sp. 10M-3C3:
CTCAGGTGTCTGCGCGCCGCCGATGGGCGGGCCTCGTCTTCATCAGCATCGCCGTGTCGCTGATCATCGTCGACTCCACGATCGTCAACGTCGCCGTGCCGTCGATCGTCGACGACCTCGGCATCTCGTCGACCGAGGTCCAGTGGGTGCAGGAGGCGTACACGCTCGTGTTCGCCGCGCTGCTGCTCGTCTTCGGCAGCCTCGCCGACCGCTTCGGCCGACGGCGACTCATGCTCACGGGTGTGGCGATCTTCGCCCTCGCGTCGATCGCCGCGGCGCTCGCACCCACCGGGAGCCTCCTCATCCTGTCGCGCCTCGTGCAGGGCGTCGGCGGCGCGATGATCCTCCCGACGACCCTGTCGCTCATCAACGCGACCTTCCGCGGCCGGGAGCGCGGCATCGCGTTCGCGGTGTGGGGGTCGACGATCGGCGGCATGGCCGCGGTCGGCCCCCTCCTCGGCGGCTGGCTCACCACCGCGTTCTCGTGGCGCTGGGCCTTCGGCATCAACATCCCGCTCGGCGTCGTCATCGTCGTCGGCGTGCTCCTCACGGTCGCCGAGTCGCGCAGCGACCGCGCGCAGGGCATCGACGTCGTGGGCGCCGTGCTGTCGGTCATCGCGATGGGCGGCCTCGTGTTCGGACTCATCGAAGGCCGCACGTACGGCTGGTGGCTCGTCGACACGCGCCCGCAGGTCGGCGACTGGTCGTGGCCGTGGGACCTCTCCCCCATCCCGATCGCCTTCGCGGTCGCCGTCGTCGCCCTCGTCGCGTTCATCGTGTGGGGCGTGCGCCGCCAGCGCGCCGGGAAACCGACCCTCCTCGCGCTCCGGCTCTTCGCCATCCCGTCGTTCCGCAACGGCAACATCGCCGCCACCGTCGTCTCGCTCGGCGAGTTCGGCATCATCCTCGCCCTGCCGCTGTGGCTGCAGTTCGTTCTCGGCTTCGAGGCGGTGCAGACGGGGCTGCTGCTCCTCGCCCTCGCGATCGGGTCGTTCGTGGCCAGCGGCGCGGCCGGCGCGCTCAGCGGCAAGGTCGCCCCGGTGTGGGTGGTGCGCGTCGGCCTCGCGGCGGAGATCATCGGCGTCGGCGGCATCGCGTTCGTGATCGCCCCGGATGCCTCGTGGTTCGCGCTCGTTCCGTTCCTCTTCGTGTACGGCTTCGGCGTCGGGCTCGCGACGGCCCAGCTCACCGGGGTCGTCCTCGCCGATGTCCCGGTGTCGGACAGCGGCCAGGCCTCGGGCACGCAGTCGACGTCGCGCCAGCTCGGCGCCGCACTGGGCGTCGCGGTCCTCGGCACGGTCCTCTTCTCGAGCACGGCGGGCGTGCTGGCGGCCAAGCTCGACGACCGCGGCCTCCCCGCCGAGCAGCGCGACCAGGTGGTGTCGGCCGTCGTCGACAGCGCCGGCGCGGCGATCGCGGGACTCGAGAAGTCTCCGCAGACGGCGGATGCGGCGACCGACGCCAAGGCGGCCTTCTCCGACGGCACGCGCGCCGCCGCGTTCACCGCCGCCGGGTTCCTGGCGCTCGGCCTGCTCTCGACGATCTCGCTCGGGTCCGCCGCATCCGCCCCCGCCCGCCGCGAGGAGGAGCCCGCGCCCGCCGCGTGAGCCGTCTCGCGCGACCCCGGCTCGCGCGAGCCCGTCTTGCGGGAATCGGCGGCTACCCGGCGTCCGGAAGCCGCCGATTCACGCCACACGCGGTGCGCGTCAGGCCTCGCGGGTGATCGTCACCTTCACGCGCAGCTGGCTCTTGAAGGGGCCGGCGTACACGCCGCGCAGCGGCGGCACGTCGTTGTAGTCGCGGCCGCGGCCCACGAGCACGTGCCGGTCGCCGATCTCGATGTTGTTCGTCGGGTCGAAACCCTGCCAGTCGCCCGCGAACCACTCCACCCACGCGTGCGACTCGCCCGTGACGGCCTCGCCGACCTCGGCGGACGGGCGCGGATGCAGGTATCCCGACACGTAGCGCGCCGGGATGCCGACTTCGCGCAGGGCGCCGAGGGTGATGTGCGCGATGTCCTGGCACACACCCTTGCGCGCCTCCCACGCTTCCGAGGCCGTCGAGTGCACGCCCGTGATGCCGTGCATGTACTCCACGCCGTCGCCGATCGCCTCGGCGATCGCGTGCGCCGCGCGCCCCGGATGGTCGTGCTGCGCGGCGATCGAGCGCGCGATCTCGGCGACCTCGGGGTGCGGCCGCGTGCGCCCGGTCTGCACGAGCTGCTCGACCGTGCCGATCGAGCGCTCCGACTCGACGGCGAGGCGGTCCCACGAGATGTCGGCGTGCGCGATCGGCCGCGCGCGCACCTCGACGAGCGAGCGCGCGGTGATCGTGAGGGCGGCGTGCGGCGAGAGCACGTCGAACGAGCTCACGCGCGTGCCGAAGTAGTCGACGTACTGGTTGACGGTGGTCGACGGGTCGATCTCGAGCGCGGAGCTCAGCACGAACTGGCTGTCGGTCGAGTTCGGGAGCATCCGCGCCTCGTTGTACGACGCCGACACGTCGCCCTGGTACGCGAACCCCGTCTGATGCTCGATCCGGAGTCTCTTCATAAGGCGCTCTCCCCGATCCAGCTCGGCTCGGCCTGCGTCGGGAAGAACCGCGACCGGATGGCCTCGGATGCCTCGCGGGTCACCTTCTGCACCTGCTGCATGTGCTCGGGCAGCTCCGAGAGGATCTCGCTGATGGGGCGGTACTCCAGGTCGTTGCGGATGCGGCCGAGCGCGCGCAGCACGGTGTTGGAGTGCCCGACGCGGTCGGCGCGCGGGTCGATCGCGCTCATGCAGTCCTCGGCCCGCTGGATCGAGTAGATGATCGAGCGCGGGAAGAGCCGATCGAGGAGGAGGAACTCCGCGGCGTTGCGGGCGCTCGGCATGCCGCGGTACGTGCGGAGGTATGCCTCGTACGCACCGCACGAGCGGAGGATCGTCGTCCACGACGGCCCGGACGCCTCGGTGAGCGACCGCGTCGCGAGGAGCCGCGCGGTCATGTCGGTGCGCTCGATACTGCGACCGAGCGTGAAGAACTGCCACGCCTCGTCGCGGCTCGTCGAGGAGTCGACGGTGCCGACCGCGAGCGCCGCGCGCTCGCGCACCCATTGGAAGAACTCGTGCACCTTGTCGGTCTGGAGGCGCCGCGGCATCCGGGAGTTCGTGGTGTTGAGCGCCTCCCACAGCTCGCTCGAGACGATCTCGCGCGCGCGGCGCGCGTTCTCGCGGGCGGCCGTGAGCGCGTACGCGATGCTCGCCGGGTTCATGCGGTCGACCGCGAGGCGCTGGAGCACGTCGCCGCGGCGCACGGTGTCGCTCGGGTCGGGCGGGAGCGACCCCATGACGCTCAGCAGCGACCGGCACGCGGTGTCCTCGTCGATCCACGGGTCTTCGAGGAGGAGCTGGAGGTGCACGTCGAGGATGCGCGCGGTGCCGTCGCTGCGCTCGATGTAGCGCCCGATCCAGAACAGACTCTCGGCGATGCGGCTCAGCATGAGCCGTCCTTTCCGGTCCCGGAGCTCGTCGAAGGGTCGGCGATGCGGCTCAGCATGAGCCGTCCTTTCCGGTCCCTGAGCTCGTCGAAGGGTCGGCGATGCGGCTCAGCATGGCTCGCTCCGCTGTTGTTGCTGCTGCTCGGCCTGCGGGCCGTGCTCCTGCGGACCGTCGGACTGCTGCTGCTGCTCCTGCTGCTCGCGGCCGCTGCGGGGGCGGTCCAGCGGGGAGTGCGCGGGCTCCGGCTGGCCGTCGTAGATGATCGGGATCGCCTCGGTGACCGTGGCCGCCTGGTCGGCGACGAGCCCCGCGAGGCCGTGACCCTGTCCGTACTCGACGTGCGACGGCGCGGCGCCGCCGACGATCCACGTGTCCTTCGATCCGCCGCCCTGGCTGGAGTTCACGACGAGCTGCCCCTCGGGGAGCGCGACGCGGGTGAGCCCGCCGGGAAGCACCCACACGTCGTCGCCGTCGTTGACGGCGAACGGGCGGAGGTCGGCGTGGCGCGGCCGCATGCCGTCCTCGACGAGGGTCGGGATCGTCGAGAGCATCACGACCGGCTGCGCGATCCATCCGCGCGGGTCGGCGATCAGGCGCTTGCGGAGCTTGTCGAGCTCGGCGGGTGACGCGTCGGGTCCGACGACGAGCCCCTTGCCACCGGATCCGTCCACGGGCTTCACGACGAGCTCGTCGAGGCGG
This genomic window contains:
- a CDS encoding MFS transporter → MPQVSARRRWAGLVFISIAVSLIIVDSTIVNVAVPSIVDDLGISSTEVQWVQEAYTLVFAALLLVFGSLADRFGRRRLMLTGVAIFALASIAAALAPTGSLLILSRLVQGVGGAMILPTTLSLINATFRGRERGIAFAVWGSTIGGMAAVGPLLGGWLTTAFSWRWAFGINIPLGVVIVVGVLLTVAESRSDRAQGIDVVGAVLSVIAMGGLVFGLIEGRTYGWWLVDTRPQVGDWSWPWDLSPIPIAFAVAVVALVAFIVWGVRRQRAGKPTLLALRLFAIPSFRNGNIAATVVSLGEFGIILALPLWLQFVLGFEAVQTGLLLLALAIGSFVASGAAGALSGKVAPVWVVRVGLAAEIIGVGGIAFVIAPDASWFALVPFLFVYGFGVGLATAQLTGVVLADVPVSDSGQASGTQSTSRQLGAALGVAVLGTVLFSSTAGVLAAKLDDRGLPAEQRDQVVSAVVDSAGAAIAGLEKSPQTADAATDAKAAFSDGTRAAAFTAAGFLALGLLSTISLGSAASAPARREEEPAPAA
- a CDS encoding transglutaminase family protein, which translates into the protein MKRLRIEHQTGFAYQGDVSASYNEARMLPNSTDSQFVLSSALEIDPSTTVNQYVDYFGTRVSSFDVLSPHAALTITARSLVEVRARPIAHADISWDRLAVESERSIGTVEQLVQTGRTRPHPEVAEIARSIAAQHDHPGRAAHAIAEAIGDGVEYMHGITGVHSTASEAWEARKGVCQDIAHITLGALREVGIPARYVSGYLHPRPSAEVGEAVTGESHAWVEWFAGDWQGFDPTNNIEIGDRHVLVGRGRDYNDVPPLRGVYAGPFKSQLRVKVTITREA
- a CDS encoding alpha-E domain-containing protein translates to MLSRIAESLFWIGRYIERSDGTARILDVHLQLLLEDPWIDEDTACRSLLSVMGSLPPDPSDTVRRGDVLQRLAVDRMNPASIAYALTAARENARRAREIVSSELWEALNTTNSRMPRRLQTDKVHEFFQWVRERAALAVGTVDSSTSRDEAWQFFTLGRSIERTDMTARLLATRSLTEASGPSWTTILRSCGAYEAYLRTYRGMPSARNAAEFLLLDRLFPRSIIYSIQRAEDCMSAIDPRADRVGHSNTVLRALGRIRNDLEYRPISEILSELPEHMQQVQKVTREASEAIRSRFFPTQAEPSWIGESAL